A stretch of Novosphingobium pentaromativorans US6-1 DNA encodes these proteins:
- a CDS encoding DUF5818 domain-containing protein, translating into MNKTMHQPNSRAANVHVGMIEASPRGPLLRDDEGVIWRLGFVDDQVPEDLEGRVSIRGKVVDLDRIEVEYWERIAGAC; encoded by the coding sequence ATGAACAAGACCATGCACCAACCGAACTCGCGCGCCGCCAATGTCCATGTGGGAATGATCGAAGCTTCACCGCGCGGCCCGCTCTTGCGCGATGATGAGGGTGTCATCTGGCGCCTCGGGTTCGTTGACGATCAGGTGCCCGAAGACCTCGAAGGCAGAGTGAGCATTCGCGGAAAGGTTGTCGATCTCGACCGTATTGAGGTTGAGTACTGGGAACGAATTGCCGGGGCCTGCTGA